The DNA window AGGCTTTTTTGTGTGGCAACGTGCTGTCTCGGTTCCAATTGCAAGTGCAGACTCGGAAGGAGATCGAAGACGGTTTAGCCAGCGATGTTGGTGTGCTGTCGAACAATACATTTATTCGACCTGATGCATCGACTCCATTCATGGCGGTTTTTTTCGAGCCGCCGGAGGGTATTAAAGAATTCATGGTCAAGGTCGTGGATGTAGGCGATCCTGAATAGAAAAAATGATATTTTGTACAGGGAGGATGGTAACATCCTCCCTTTCTAGTTGGGTATTGGTGAAAAATTTGTGATTTTTGGTGAAAGCGTAGAAAACTGTTGCAACCGGCTGCAAAGCATGTTGTTTTCAGCGCGGTAAAAATGTGGTGAGACAGCGGTATTTTCTGAAAAAGCCATTGACGGCAATCGACGGGCTATGCTACTTCTCCACCACTTGTGAAGGATTGCACGAATTGCCGTTTCCAAGTATAATTGACGTGGAAATGGCCGATAACAACTTTCACGGGACATGAACATGCTCTTTTCAAAAGACGATCGATTGGTGCAAATCACCCAATTGGGTGGAACAGCCGGAACAATGGGATTACACATTGTATCGGCGATCATCGTCGGACTCACTATCGGGTACTTTCTGGATGACTATTTCGGAACCAAACCCTGGTTGATAATGATCTTTTTTTTCGTCGGGGTTGTTGCCGGATTCAAGATGGTTTTTGAGGATTTCAGAAAGCTCCAGAGGCGTGAAGAGGCAAAGAAAGCACGTTCTTTGAAACAGGAAGGTGAAAAAGGTGCTGGACAGGATGAACCAATGGCTTGAACGAGTGCTCGTCAAGAGCGGCTTTCCCAAGCCAGACGTCCGTCTTGTTGTCCGCAATCAGATTTACGTGTCGCTGGGGACCTCTCTAGTGATCGTGCTGGTGACATTTTTTTCCCGATGGTCTCTTGCATATTCTGCGGGGGCGATTATCGCCCTAGTCAATTTCTGGACGCTTGCCCGCGTGACCCAGACGTTGGTGTACAACGAAAAACGAGGTCCATTTTTACTGTTTATAATATTCATGGCAAAGATGACTCTGAGCGGGCTGGCCCTTTGGTGGCTGATAGGAGTTGAACATGTTCCCCATTGGGGGCTGATTTGTGGACTTGGAACCGTGGTGGTCAACATCACCGTGACCGGGTTGCGTCAGTTGGGGGAAAACTAGCCGAGTTGCTTTTAAGGAGGCTTGGATAT is part of the Pseudodesulfovibrio sp. JC047 genome and encodes:
- a CDS encoding AtpZ/AtpI family protein, with protein sequence MLFSKDDRLVQITQLGGTAGTMGLHIVSAIIVGLTIGYFLDDYFGTKPWLIMIFFFVGVVAGFKMVFEDFRKLQRREEAKKARSLKQEGEKGAGQDEPMA
- a CDS encoding ATP synthase subunit I; this translates as MNQWLERVLVKSGFPKPDVRLVVRNQIYVSLGTSLVIVLVTFFSRWSLAYSAGAIIALVNFWTLARVTQTLVYNEKRGPFLLFIIFMAKMTLSGLALWWLIGVEHVPHWGLICGLGTVVVNITVTGLRQLGEN